In Bacteroidota bacterium, the sequence TGTCGATTTTTATAGACCGCAAGGCATGAAGCAACGATAAATTTTAGCCGCTAAAAAAATTGATAAGCAATAGTGGTTTAGCAAAACTTTTAAATATTGGCGGCTGTAACCGTCATGGTTCAACATCAGGGTGGCGAATATATGCGTGGATTCCATGATAGAGAGATTAACCGAAGCTCAATTCGAAGAGGCCATAAAGGGATTGAATGTCGGTCGGCAGACCATCGATATCGCACGGGGGGTGCTGGTGGAAGGAAGACCGCAGTCCGAGTTTGTGGCGGCACTAGGGATATCGAAGGGGGCCGTGTCGCAAGCAGTCAGCCGCGTAAAGGCAGCGGTCCAACAAGAGAAGATCCCGGAGGGCTTCGAGCGGGTGTCGGCGGTCCTACCGAAACATCAAGCGTTTATCGTCAAGAAATGGGCAGAGGACGCAACCAAAAAATTGGAGACAAAGAAATGAAAACACTGGTTACAGCGAACCAAAAAGGGGGCGTTGGCAAAACTTCG encodes:
- a CDS encoding transcriptional regulator KorA, which produces MIERLTEAQFEEAIKGLNVGRQTIDIARGVLVEGRPQSEFVAALGISKGAVSQAVSRVKAAVQQEKIPEGFERVSAVLPKHQAFIVKKWAEDATKKLETKK